Proteins found in one Hemitrygon akajei chromosome 32, sHemAka1.3, whole genome shotgun sequence genomic segment:
- the LOC140719599 gene encoding interferon alpha-inducible protein 27-like protein 2A, with the protein MGFLPVLGAATGAVAAVAATPLILGAMGFTSAGIVAGTIAAKMMSAAAVANGGGVAAGSTVAVLQSIGAAGLSAVANAALGTAGAVVGAILWP; encoded by the exons atgggcttcctgCCAGTGTTGGGTGCGGCGACTGGAGCCG TGGCTGCAGTTGCTGCCACCCCTCTGATTCTGGGGGCAATGGGCTTCACAAGTGCTGGAATTGTGGCTGGAACTATCGCAGCAAAAATGATGAGCGCGGCAGCTGTGGCTAATGGAGGAGGTGTTGCAGCTGGAAGCACCGTGGCTGTCCTTCAATCCATTG GAGCTGCAGGACTGTCTGCTGTTGCTAATGCAGCCTTGGGGACCGCAGGTGCTGTGGTTGGTGCAATCTTGTGGCCCTGA